One genomic window of Nicotiana sylvestris chromosome 10, ASM39365v2, whole genome shotgun sequence includes the following:
- the LOC104217745 gene encoding wall-associated receptor kinase-like 20 — protein MNSKISSILISCIVFIFLPSLITSQTCQKSCGNIPIKYPFGTGPGCGDPRFQPYVICNNQQLSFKTHTGCYPVTSIDYNNQVLYINDPSMSTCACTQPSKGFSLDGNAPFSFNDDTVFALLDCATDSSPIYKSNGGVNSTFPMCDSQGAPVCSLLYSCQAISRLNLPISTCCVYTPVDLGPAFEMDLEKLHCSSYSALYGFNGQELNPQAWKYGVGLKYKFNFNNDYPDMCESCEKSSGVCGYGGPYNSFLCNCPSGFNTSNDCFLGSSWSNSFRNVPWQTDILLIIALGWFMILALM, from the exons ATGAATTCCAAGATATCTTCAATCCTCATCTCTTGCATTGTATTCATATTTCTTCCTTCACTAATCACATCGCAAACTTGCCAAAAATCGTGTGGCAATATACCAATCAAATACCCTTTTGGCACTGGCCCTGGATGTGGCGATCCACGGTTTCAGCCTTATGTTATATGCAACAACCAACAATTGAGCTTCAAGACTCACACCGGATGCTATCCGGTTACTTCAATAGATTACAATAACCAAGTCTTGTACATTAATGATCCTTCTATGTCAACTTGTGCTTGTACACAGCCAAGTAAAGGCTTTAGTTTAGATGGAAACGCACCTTTTAGCTTTAATGATGACACAGTGTTTGCTTTACTTGATTGTGCAACAGATTCTTCACCAATTTACAAATCTAATGGAGGGGTTAATTCAACTTTTCCTATGTGTGATTCTCAGGGTGCACCTGTTTGTAGTCTTTTGTATTCTTGTCAAGCTATTAGTAGACTTAATCTTCCAATTTCTACTTGTTGTGTTTACACACCAGTTGATCTTGGACCGGCTTTTGAGATGGATTTGGAGAAGTTGCATTGCTCATCTTACTCAGCTCTATATGGTTTTAATGGTCAAGAATTGAATCCACAGGCATGGAAATATGGTGTGGGATTGAAATATAAGTTTAATTTCAATAATGATTATCCTGATATGTGTGAGAGTTGTGAGAAGAGTAGTGGAGTTTGTGGATATGGTGGACCTTATAATTCATTTCTTTGTAATTGTCCTAGTGGATTCAACACGTCCAATGATTGTTTCCTCGGATCATCTTGGAGTAACAGTTTCAGAAATGTCCCATGGCAAACTG ATATTTTGTTGATTATTGCGTTGGGATGGTTCATGATTTTGGCTTTAATGTAG
- the LOC138880026 gene encoding uncharacterized protein — MKVQDYSIVEKLRKTPTQISLLSLLIHSDEHRRVLMKILNEAHIPDKVTVNHLEKIAGKIFEASRITFSDEELPMEGTEHNRALYLTVKCKDSVISRVLVDNDSSANICPLSTLQKLKIGTERIHLNSVCVRGFDEGGKDFVGDIMLELSIGPVEFTMEFQVLDGAVSYNLLLSRPWIHAAKAVPSSLHQMVKFEWDRQEIVVHGDEDLSACNDIIVSFIEAKDDKGPWVYQTFETMSIEKIPEGKCIPGPKLSSASVMVANEMLKNGFVPGKGAEKPPTSSIPKPVVDVDEEIIKKFQSLFEEVNMVEVGEGSSKADVQLVGPNVKLSNWEAIPLPTRKEFCSFYAGCSDMTCMKNFQPNLKSQSNPEITIQEVEYDDEIEYDEEATFEKISKELKQFEEKPKPNLSETEAINLGDQDDVRETKISVHLEPQVKDEIIKHSFPHVKQKLRKFKTNMSVKIKEEITKQLTAKNVGAVYMRAMTIIFHGMIHREIEVYVDDVIIKSKKQSDHVKDLRKFFQRLRRYNLKLNPAKCAFGVPSEKLLGFVLLKKNVAVKWTDECQEAFDKIKRYLSNPPMLVPPEPGRPLILYLTVLNNSFGCILGQHDITGKKEQEIYYLSKKFTPNDVKYTLL; from the exons atgaaagtgcaggattattccattgtggagaagTTAAGGAAAACACCAACTCAAATTTCTCTTTTGTCTTTGTTGAtacattcagatgaacatcgcagggtcttgatgaagattttgaatgaggcacaTATTCCCGATAAGGTCACagtgaaccacttggaaaagatagctggcAAGATCTTCGAAGCAAGTAGGATCACTTTCTCGGACGAGGAACTTCctatggagggtacagaacacaaccgaGCTCTTTATCTCACAGTGAAGTGTAAAGATTCTGTTATctcaagggttttggttgataatGACTCTAGTGCGAATATTTGTCCCCTGTCTACTTTGCAAAAACTGAAGATTGGCACCGAAAGAATCCACTTGAACAGTGTGTGTGTTCGAGGCTTTGATGAGGGAGGTAAAGATTTTGTTGGAGATATAATGCTCGAATTGTCGATAGGGCCTGttgagtttaccatggaatttcaagtgttagaTGGGGCTGTCTCCTACAATCTGTTGTTGAGCAGGCCCTGGATACATGCTGCTAAGGCAGTCCCGTCTTCTCTGCACCAAATggtaaagtttgaatgggacaggcaggaaatagttgtgcacggtgaCGAGGACTTGTCAGCTTGTAATGATATAATTGTTTCGTTCATCGAAGCtaaagatgataagggaccttggGTCTATCAGACTTTCGAAACAATGTCTAtcgagaaaattcctgaaggaaaatgcattccAGGTCCTAAGCTATCCTCCGCATCCGTCATGGTTgcgaatgaaatgttgaagaatggttttgtgccgggcaagg GGGCCGAAAAACCTCCAACCTCCTCAATCCCAAAACCTGTGGTCGATGTTGATGAAGAGATAATCAAGAAGTTCCAAAGTCTGTTCGAAgaggtcaatatggtagaagttggtgaaGGCTCTAGTAAAGCAGATGTGCAGCTCGTTGGCCCAAACGTGAAACTTAGCAACTGGGAAGCTAtacctctccccaccaggaaggagttttg ttccttttatgCTGGTtgcagtgacatgacatgcatgaagaaTTTTCAGCCGaatcttaaaagtcaatctaatcctgaaataacaatccaagaagtagaatatgatgatgaaatagaatatgatgaagaagcaacaTTTGAGAAAATCAGCAAAGAgctaaaacaatttgaagaaaaaccaaagcctaatttgagtgaaactgaagcaatcaatttaggggaccaggatgatgttagggaaaccaagataagtgtgcatTTAGAACCGCAAGTTAAGGATGAAATAATCaaacatt cattccctcatGTTAAGCAAAAGTTGCGAAAGTTCAAGActaatatgagtgtgaagatcaaagaagaaatcacaaagcagcttactgcaaag aatgttggggcagtttacatgagggcgatgaccaTTATATTTCATGGCATGATACACAgagagatcgaggtttatgtagatgatgtgatcataaagtcaaagaagcagtctgaccatgtcaaggacttgaggaagtttttccaaaggctccgcaggtacaacctcaagctcaatccagcgaaatgtgcatttggtgtcccgTCTGAGAAGCTGCTGGGATTCGTG ctgctgaagaagaatgttgcggtcaagtggactgatgagtgtcaagaagcatttgataagattaagAGGTACCTATCGAATCCACCCATGCTGGTCCCACCTGAGCCTGgaagacctttaattctctatttgacagtcttgAATAATTCTTTTGGCTGtatattgggtcaacatgacatcacgggaaagaaggaacaagaaatctattatctcagtaagaagttcactcccAATGATGTTAAGTACACTCTGCtctag